A stretch of the Vitis vinifera cultivar Pinot Noir 40024 chromosome 16, ASM3070453v1 genome encodes the following:
- the LOC100262717 gene encoding large ribosomal subunit protein eL36x: protein MAPKQPNTGLFVGLNKGHIVTKKELPPRPSDRKGKTSKRVHFVRNLIREVAGFAPYEKRITELLKVGKDKRALKVAKRKLGTHKRAKKKREEMSSVLRKMRSGGVGEKKK from the exons ATGGCTCCAAAGCAGCCTAATACTGGCCTCTTTGTAGGGTTGAACAAAGGTCATATTGTAACCAAGAAAGAATTACCTCCACGCCCATCGGATAGGAAAGGA AAAACCAGCAAGAGGGTCCATTTCGTAAGGAACTTGATCAGGGAAGTTGCTGGTTTTGCACCATATGAGAAGAGAATCACTGAGCTTCTCAAAGTTGGGAAGGATAAGCGTGCACTGAAAGTTGCAAAGAGAAAGCTGGGTACTCACAAGAGGGCAAAGAAGAAGCGTGAGGAGATGTCTAGTGTTCTCCGCAAGATGAG GTCTGGTGGAGTTGGGGAGAAGAAGAAGTGA
- the LOC100254198 gene encoding probable prolyl 4-hydroxylase 12 isoform X1 — protein MASLLLIVLLLAFTWPFCDCSTQVIRKELRINKVVNQETTVQLGHSIEYNRVDPSRVIQLSWQPRAFLYRGFLSDEECDHLISLALGKKEELATNGGDSGNVVLKRLLKSSEGPLYIDDEVAARIEKRISAWTFLPKENSEPLEVVQYQFENAKQKYNYFSNKSTSKFGEPLMATVLLHLSNVTRGGELFFPESELKNSQSKSGILSDCTESSSGLRPVKGNAILFFNVHPNASPDKSSSYARCPVLEGEMWCATKFFHLRAIGRENVSFKLDGGECTDEDENCPKWASIGECQRNPIYMIGSPDYYGTCRKSCNVC, from the exons ATGGCTTCCCTTCTTTTGATTGTTCTTCTCTTGGCGTTTACGTGGCCTTTCTGTGATTGTTCCACCCAAGT TATCAGGAAGGAGTTAAGAATTAATAAAGTGGTGAACCAGGAAACTACTGTACAATTGGGCCATTCAATTGAATATAACAGAGTTGACCCGTCACGAGTTATCCAACTTTCATGGCAACCAAG GGCTTTCTTATACAGAGGATTTCTATCTGATGAGGAGTGTGATCACCTTATTTCTTTG GCACTTGGCAAGAAAGAGGAGCTTGCAACAAATGGTGGTGACTCAGGGAATGTTGTCTTGAAGAGGCTGCTTAAAAGTTCAGAAGGTCCCTTGTATATAGAT GATGAAGTGGCTGCAAGGATTGAGAAAAGGATTTCGGCTTGGACTTTTCTTCCTAAAG aAAACAGTGAGCCTTTGGAGGTTGTGCAGTACCAGTTTGAAAATGCCAAACAGAAATATAACTATTTTAGTAATAAATCCACATCGAAATTCGGTGAGCCTTTGATGGCAACAGTTCTGTTGCATCTCTCAAATGTCACCAGGGGCGGAGAGCTTTTCTTCCCAGAGTCAGAG TTAAAAAATTCTCAGTCAAAGAGTGGGATATTATCTGATTGTACAGAGAGTAGTTCTGGCTTGAGACCTGTTAAAGGGAATGCAATTCTATTTTTCAACGTTCATCCTAATGCTTCACCTGATAAGAGTAGCTCCTATGCTAGATGCCCTGTCCTCGAGGGAGAAATGTGGTGTGCTACCAAATTCTTTCACCTAAGAGCAATTGGAAGGGAAAATGTTTCATTCAAGTTAGATGGAGGTGAATGCACTGATGAGGATGAAAATTGTCCAAAGTGGGCTAGCATTGGAGAATGTCAAAGGAATCCTATCTACATGATTGGGTCCCCAGATTACTATGGGACATGTAGGAAGAGTTGCAATGTTTGCTGA
- the LOC100254198 gene encoding probable prolyl 4-hydroxylase 12 isoform X2, with amino-acid sequence MASLLLIVLLLAFTWPFCDCSTQVAFLYRGFLSDEECDHLISLALGKKEELATNGGDSGNVVLKRLLKSSEGPLYIDDEVAARIEKRISAWTFLPKENSEPLEVVQYQFENAKQKYNYFSNKSTSKFGEPLMATVLLHLSNVTRGGELFFPESELKNSQSKSGILSDCTESSSGLRPVKGNAILFFNVHPNASPDKSSSYARCPVLEGEMWCATKFFHLRAIGRENVSFKLDGGECTDEDENCPKWASIGECQRNPIYMIGSPDYYGTCRKSCNVC; translated from the exons ATGGCTTCCCTTCTTTTGATTGTTCTTCTCTTGGCGTTTACGTGGCCTTTCTGTGATTGTTCCACCCAAGT GGCTTTCTTATACAGAGGATTTCTATCTGATGAGGAGTGTGATCACCTTATTTCTTTG GCACTTGGCAAGAAAGAGGAGCTTGCAACAAATGGTGGTGACTCAGGGAATGTTGTCTTGAAGAGGCTGCTTAAAAGTTCAGAAGGTCCCTTGTATATAGAT GATGAAGTGGCTGCAAGGATTGAGAAAAGGATTTCGGCTTGGACTTTTCTTCCTAAAG aAAACAGTGAGCCTTTGGAGGTTGTGCAGTACCAGTTTGAAAATGCCAAACAGAAATATAACTATTTTAGTAATAAATCCACATCGAAATTCGGTGAGCCTTTGATGGCAACAGTTCTGTTGCATCTCTCAAATGTCACCAGGGGCGGAGAGCTTTTCTTCCCAGAGTCAGAG TTAAAAAATTCTCAGTCAAAGAGTGGGATATTATCTGATTGTACAGAGAGTAGTTCTGGCTTGAGACCTGTTAAAGGGAATGCAATTCTATTTTTCAACGTTCATCCTAATGCTTCACCTGATAAGAGTAGCTCCTATGCTAGATGCCCTGTCCTCGAGGGAGAAATGTGGTGTGCTACCAAATTCTTTCACCTAAGAGCAATTGGAAGGGAAAATGTTTCATTCAAGTTAGATGGAGGTGAATGCACTGATGAGGATGAAAATTGTCCAAAGTGGGCTAGCATTGGAGAATGTCAAAGGAATCCTATCTACATGATTGGGTCCCCAGATTACTATGGGACATGTAGGAAGAGTTGCAATGTTTGCTGA
- the LOC100259313 gene encoding uncharacterized protein LOC100259313, translating to MSIVCGIPLLECVYCLACARWAWKRCLHTAGHDSETWGLSTAEEFEPVPHLCRYILAVYEEDLHHPLWEPAGGYEINPDWLILKKTYEDTQGCAPPYILYLDHKHADIVLAIRGLNLARESDYAVLLDNKLGQRKFDGGYVHNGLLKAAGWVLDAECDVLRELVEKYPNYTLTFTGHSLGSGVAALLTMVVVHNRDKLANIDRKRIRCYAIAPARCMSLNLAVRYADLINSVVLQDDFLPRTATPLEDIFKSLFCLPCLLCLRCMKDTCVPEEKMFRDPRRLYAPGRLYHIVERKPFRMGRFPPVVRTAVPVDGRFERIVLSCNATSDHAIIWIEREAQRALDLMLEKDKIMEIPAKQKMERQETLKREHSEEYKAALQRAVSLAVPHAYSPSQYGTFSDHEEGENSSRSSEGSSYGSSKTSKKKESWDEVIERLFEKDESGYMVFKKPNDGN from the exons ATGTCGATCGTCTGTGGCATCCCTCTCCTTGAATGTGTTTACTGTCTAGCTTGTGCCCGCTGGGCATGGAAAAGATGTCTCCACACTGCAGGCCATGACAGCGAAACTTGGGGTCTTTCTACTGCTGAAGAATTTGAGCCTGTTCCCCACCTCTGCCGCTACATCCTAGCTGTCTATGAAGAAGATCTCCATCACCCTCTCTGGGAGCCTGCTGGAGGTTATGAAATTAATCCAGATTGGTTGATTCTGAAAAAAACTTATGAAGATACGCAAGGTTGTGCTCCTCCTTATATCCTATATCTGGATCATAAGCATGCTGATATAGTTCTCGCCATTAGGGGGCTTAATTTGGCAAGGGAGAGTGATTATGCAGTTCTGTTGGATAATAAGCTTGGGCAAAGGAAATTTGATGGTGGTTATGTCCACAATGGGCTTTTGAAGGCAGCTGGGTGGGTTTTGGATGCAGAGTGTGATGTTTTGAGGGAATTGGTGGAGAAGTATCCAAATTACACTTTGACTTTTACTGGTCATTCCCTTGGATCAGGGGTGGCTGCACTATTGACAATGGTGGTGGTGCATAATAGGGATAAATTGGCCAACATTGACCGGAAGAGGATCAGGTGCTATGCAATTGCACCTGCAAGGTGCATGTCGTTAAATTTGGCAGTGAGATATGCAGATCTCATCAATTCTGTTGTGCTCCAG GATGACTTTCTACCCCGGACAGCCACCCCCTTGGAAGACATTTTTAAGTCACTGTTCTG TTTGCCATGCTTATTATGCCTAAGATGCATGAAAGATACATGCGTCCCTGAAGAGAAGATGTTCAGAGATCCAAGGAGGCTGTATGCACCTGGTCGCCTCTATCACATTGTTGAGAGAAAGCCTTTCAG GATGGGAAGATTTCCCCCGGTTGTGAGGACAGCAGTACCTGTAGATGGGAGGTTTGAGCGTATTGTTCTTTCTTGTAATGCCACTTCTGACCATGCTATCATTTGGATAGAGAGAGAAGCCCAAAGGGCTCTGGAT TTAATGCTAGAAAAAGATAAGATCATGGAGATCCCAGCAAAGCAGAAAATGGAGAGGCAGGAGACTTTAAAGAGAGAACACAGTGAGGAGTACAAGGCTGCATTGCAGAGGGCTGTTTCATTGGCTGTTCCCCATGCTTACTCGCCTTCTCAATATGGAACTTTCAGTGATCATGAGGAAGGGGAGAATTCCAGCAGATCAAGCGAGGGATCTTCTTATGGTTCATCCAAGACaagtaagaagaaagaaagCTGGGATGAAGTAATCGAACGTCTTTTTGAGAAGGATGAATCGGGTTATATGGTGTTCAAAAAACCAAACGATGGTAACTGA
- the LOC100249089 gene encoding gibberellin 20-oxidase-like protein — protein sequence MGMMPESQTSIELPVFDIGQSQPFDPSSLSSLLLACKEWGFFHITNHGISMDLFKKLKSLSNSLFCLPSVSKLKVGPSSSLRTYTPHFIASPFFESFRVSGPDFFTSAQSSAEVVFNHPNSEFSEVFQEYCTKMSQLSKRMIEVVLMCLGNDFEKRLYESEFNNCNGYLRINNYSPPESTKEVEGLGMHTDMSCITIVYQDEIGGLQVRSKEGKWMDINPCEGTLVVNIGDLMQAWSNANLRSSEHRVVLKQQHVNRLSLAFFWCFEDDKVIISPNEVVGEGNSRIYQPFVCADYLKFRESNEKGKFEKVGFTVKDFAGIGECMELL from the exons ATGGGGATGATGCCTGAGTCTCAGACTTCTATAGAGCTTCCTGTTTTTGACATTGGGCAGTCTCAGCCTTTTGATCCATCATCTCTTTCATCCCTCTTGTTGGCCTGCAAGGAATGGGGTTTCTTCCACATAACTAACCATGGAATCTCCATGGATCTTTTCAAGAAGCTCAAATCTCTCTCAAACTCTCTCTTCTGCCTCCCTTCTGTTTCCAAGCTCAAGGTTGGGCCTTCATCATCCTTGAGGACATACACTCCCCATTTCATTGCCTCCCCTTTCTTTGAGAGTTTTCGTGTTTCTGGACCTGACTTCTTCACCTCTGCACAGAGTTCTGCAGAAGTAGTCTTCAACCACCCGAATTCTGAATTCAG TGAGGTGTTCCAGGAATACTGTACCAAGATGTCTCAGCTCTCAAAAAGAATGATTGAGGTTGTACTGATGTGTCTAGGAAATGATTTTGAGAAGAGACTATATGAATCCGAATTCAACAACTGCAATGGTTATTTGAGAATCAACAACTATTCACCACCAGAGAGCACAAAAGAAGTAGAAGGGCTAGGCATGCACACTGACATGAGCTGCATCACAATTGTATATCAGGATGAGATTGGTGGGCTTCAAGTGAGATCCAAGGAAGGGAAGTGGATGGACATAAACCCATGTGAAGGAACACTGGTGGTGAACATTGGGGACTTGATGCAAGCTTGGAGCAATGCAAATTTAAGATCATCTGAGCACCGAGTTGTGTTAAAACAACAGCATGTAAACCGGCTCTCCCTCGCtttcttttggtgttttgaagaTGACAAGGTAATAATTTCACCCAATGAAGTGGTTGGAGAAGGGAATTCAAGGATCTACCAACCATTTGTTTGTGCAGACTATTTGAAGTTCAGAGAGAGcaatgagaaagggaagtttGAGAAAGTTGGGTTCACTGTAAAAGATTTCGCTGGTATTGGGGAATGCATGGAGCTTCTTTAA